In the Lates calcarifer isolate ASB-BC8 linkage group LG24, TLL_Latcal_v3, whole genome shotgun sequence genome, one interval contains:
- the LOC108898259 gene encoding agouti-signaling protein, whose translation MDLGSVRMKLALLCLCLLQLALVSAGIFTRNDLQATYSNLSASRAQSSHSTGSLNQGRQKPLFARRGQYERQRIHVPKHRVVPVPPNDHPPPPLSPKVAPKPVNPKCSQVTQSCLPQSGCCDPNTMCHCRFFNAICFCRRANEKKT comes from the exons ATGGACCTGGGCTCGGTCAGGATGAAGCTGGCgctcctctgtttgtgtctcctgCAGCTGGCCCTCGTCAGCGCCGGAATCTTCACCCGCAACGATCTTCAAGCCACCTACAGCAATCTGTCAGCGAGCAGGGCCCAAAGCTCTCACAGCACAG GATCTTTGAACCAAGGGAGACAGAAACCACTGTTCGCGAGGAGAGGACAGTACGAACGCCAGAGGATTCATGTGCCA AAGCACAGAGTGGTTCCCGTTCCTCCAAACgaccatcctcctcctcctctttctcctaaAGTGGCACCCAAGCCTGTGAATCCAAAGTGCTCTCAGGTGACACAGAGCTGTCTACCACAGTCTGGCTGCTGTGATCCAAACACCATGTGCCACTGCCGCTTCTTCAATGCCATCTGCTTCTGCCGGAGAGCCAACGAGAagaagacataa